In Balaenoptera musculus isolate JJ_BM4_2016_0621 chromosome 17, mBalMus1.pri.v3, whole genome shotgun sequence, a genomic segment contains:
- the LOC118883758 gene encoding heterogeneous nuclear ribonucleoprotein A1-like, with protein sequence LTSPSSTAITSKSESPKEPERLRKLFIGGLSFETTNECLRSHFKQWGTLTDCVVMRDPNTKHSRGFQFVTYATVEKVDAAMNARPHEVDGRVGEPKRAVSREDSQRPGAHLTMKKIFVGGIKEDTEEHHLRDYFEQYGKTEVIEIMTDRGSGKKRGFAFVTFDDHDSIDKIVIQKYHTVNGHNCEVRKALSKLEMASASSSQRGRSGSGNFGGGHGGGFGGNDNFGCGGNFSGRGGFGGSQGGFGGSHGGGGYGGSGDGYNGFGNDGSNFGGGGSYNDFGNYNNQSSNFGPMKGGNFGGRSSGPCGGGGQYCAEPQNQGGYGGSSSSRSYGRGRRF encoded by the coding sequence TTGACATCTCCCTCCTCCACTGCCATCACGTCTAAGTCAGAGTCTCCCAAAGAGCCCGAACGGCTGAGGAAGCTCTTCATCGGAGGTTTGAGCTTTGAAACAACCAATGAGTGTCTGAGGAGCCATTTTAAGCAATGGGGAACGCTCACAGATTGTGTGGTAATGAGGGATCCAAACACCAAGCACTCCAGAGGCTTCCAGTTTGTCACATATGCCACTGTGGAGAAGGTGGATGCAGCCATGAATGCAAGGCCACATGAGGTGGATGGAAGAGTTGGGGAACCAAAGAGGGCCGTCTCAAGAGAAGATTCTCAAAGACCTGGTGCCCACTTAACTATGAAAAAGATTTTTGTTGGTGGCATTAAAGAAGACACTGAAGAACATCACCTAAGAGATTATTTTGAACAGTATGGGAAAACTGAAGTGATTGAAATCATGACTGACCGAGGCAGTGGCAAAAAGAGAGGCTTTGCTTTCGTAACCTTTGATGACCATGACTCCATAGACAAGATTGTCATTCAGAAATACCACACTGTGAATGGCCACAACTGTGAAGTAAGGAAAGCCCTATCTAAGCTAGAGATGGCTAGTGCTTCATCCAGCCAAAGAGGTCGAAGTGGTTCTGGAAACTTTGGTGGTGGTCATGGAGGTGGTTTTGGTGGGAATGACAACTTTGGTTGTGGAGGAAACTTCAGTGGTCGAGGTGGCTTTGGTGGCAGTCAAGGTGGCTTTGGTGGCAGCCATGGTGGTGGTGGATatggtggcagtggggatggcTATAATGGATTTGGTAATGATGGAAGCAATTTTGGAGGTGGTGGAAGCTACAATGATTTTGGCAATTACAACAACCAATCTTCAAATTTTGGACCCATGAAAGGAGGAAACTTTGGAGGCAGAAGTTCTGGCCCCTGTGGTGGTGGAGGCCAATACTGTGCCGAACCACAAAACCAAGGTGGCTATGGCggttccagcagcagcaggagctaTGGCAGGGGCAGAAGGTTTTAA